The following proteins are encoded in a genomic region of Oncorhynchus kisutch isolate 150728-3 linkage group LG18, Okis_V2, whole genome shotgun sequence:
- the LOC109909730 gene encoding homeobox protein engrailed-2a-like, whose protein sequence is MEENDHSNRDAVRQGSADESNRVILPLLQAPGNLQQIPHRVTNFFIDNILRPDFGRKKEDNINHDESSHATRENHSPAVPRAEQVGSTVPTEGTSTPHPGGVAKKAEIATEEPLKPRGENGDQCLSSDSDSSQASSITPSKPPMLWPAWVYCTRYSDRPSSGPRSRKPKKKTTARKEDKRPRTAFTAEQLQRLKTEFQTNRYLTEQRRQSLAQELGLNESQIKIWFQNKRAKIKKATGAKNTLALHLMAQGLYNHATTSKDDKSDSD, encoded by the exons ATGGAAGAAAATGATCATAGCAACAGAGATGCGGTGCGCCAAGGGTCGGCGGACGAGTCAAACAGAGTGATACTCCCTCTATTACAAGCGCCGGGCAACCTGCAGCAGATCCCGCACCGAGTCACCAATTTCTTCATCGATAATATCTTACGGCCAGACTTTGGGCGGAAAAAAGAAGATAACATAAATCATGACGAAAGTAGTCACGCTACCAGAGAGAACCATAGCCCGGCTGTTCCAAGAGCGGAGCAAGTGGGGAGTACTGTTCCAACGGAGGGAACTTCCACTCCTCATCCAGGCGGCGTGGCCAAGAAGGCTGAAATAGCGACCGAAGAGCCCCTGAAACCCCGGGGGGAGAATGGAGATCAGTGCCTAAGCTCGGACTCGGATAGTTCTCAAGCCAGCTCAATTACACCATCCAAACCGCCTATGCTCTGGCCAGCTTGGGTGTACTGCACCAGATACTCGGACAGGCCCTCATCAG GACCGAGATCTCGAAAACCAAAGAAGAAAACCACCGCCAGGAAAGAGGACAAGCGACCAAGGACGGCCTTTACAGCTGAACAGCTACAAAGACTAAAAACCGAGTTTCAAACGAACCGGTATCTGACCGAACAAAGGCGACAGTCCCTGGCACAAGAACTCGGCCTTAACGAATCTCAAATCAAAATCTGGTTCCAGAACAAAAGGGCAAAAATCAAGAAGGCCACCGGCGCAAAAAACACCCTAGCCTTGCACCTGATGGCACAGGGACTGTACAATCATGCTACGACGTCAAAAGATGACAAATCAGACAGCGATTGA